A window of Lonchura striata isolate bLonStr1 chromosome 2, bLonStr1.mat, whole genome shotgun sequence genomic DNA:
tttatgtatgacagagagaaaaataaactctgttTTCATAGCTTCACACACCTCCTCTACCCATCATATTAACAGAAGAATAGATTTAAGTGCATTTTGCCACTAGTCTAGTAACAATTATACATGTTGAAATATTCTTATTACATTAGTTTTCAAATACAAATGCTGCAAACATTAATGCTTGTGGTTTGAACTTAAATTCAACTCCCTTATATGTTCTCTTAAGATAATCTTCTCCAAAATTACAAAGAAAAGCTCCATCTGTTAAAAACATCCAAAACTAatgctaaatatatttttcctaaaagaaaataattttgaggtTCATGCCTTTTAATTTCCTTGCTTCTAGAAAGAAACATGGAGAAACATTATACCTACAAGATCCTCCACTGTTAGGTTTGTATAAATCAAACATACAGAGCTCTCTCATTCCTATcccctcacagcaaaaaatagTTCCATAAAATTTTACAGGCCCATGTACGGTTTTCTGGTGCAACAGCTGTTACCAGCTGGAGATGCTTTATGCTCAGCTGAACTATGTTAAAAGGCATTTCCCTAGTCACCTTCAAACAAaccttttttaatcttttcatgACATTTTATAAATTCAGGTCCCTCTTTTGAAAGAATTCAAGCTGCAATTACATATAGACTGGAAAGATTAAATGGCTTTTGATTGTATTTTAATAGAAAGAGTGACACAAAGTATTGTAAAAACCCCACAAGCAAGCTACACAGCTTTGAGATGCCATAAACAGAACAGTGCATCTCACCTGTTATTTACTATAGCTGACAGATTTTGGCTGATTTCACTTGAATAAGTGGATCTTTTACTTTTCAAGGATATTAATACAGACTCATAAAACATACAGATGTACTCTTCCAGAAAAGAGTAACTAGAAATTGAGCAACAGGAACCACacagtttttaaatgtttcaccaaacaaaaccaaactaaaaaagTGACAAGGTTTtgacaatttttaaatttggcTCTGGAAAAGAGCTCACATTCAAACTAAAGACCAGATTAATATCAGGGGGACAAAAGAAAGGTGAGGATTTCCATAAGAGAGAGAAGCAAGGTTTTCCTTTGTTCATTCAAATCCCTGTTGGGTCACGGGGTGCAACTGGGCTATTCCACGAGGGAAAGCATGCTGAGGGAACAGCAAGACAGGCACAAGGCAGTATCCCCACCAACAAAAAGCATGTCCCGCCACACCAGCCCCACTTGAGAaaaagagcaaagcaggcctgATGACAGGAAATTTGTGGACAGTGACTATTACATTTTACCTATTGAGTGTATTTCAGATAAGGGAGCTGCTAATGCACTAAGAGATATCAATACAGTTCCAATTAACTAATACTTCAATACTTCCAATAAACCTTTCATACAACAATTCCCAATTTGTCTTTCAGGAACTTTTGCATGAACACGACCATGAAGAGGTCATTGAAGAGGTCAGCTAAAAACTGACTCTGTCTGGCCTGCCCAACTTAATTTCTATTTGATACCAATGTTGACATAACTAGAAATGAGGCCTCAACCTTTATCCCCTCAAAGTTAATGCATGAATTATCTAAcagtaaaataagaaattaagtCTTGTGTTATTCAAAAGTGGCTGCTTACTAAAAATAGATACCaggcagattttaaaaatagattttatttagTAATTGGAAAAATATACATTGAACTGGATATTTGGAAATTAATCCTACAATAAAGTAAGCatctttttaaaagataaagTGATGGTTAATTATAAAAGCTTAGTCCTGTCACAATTCACAGTTAAACTGCAATGAGCATAGGAGGCtattataatttttaagaaattgaTTTGCATCTTATACATATATAGGTCATTGATTAATTCATTATCACCTCAATGAAAAGTTTAGATTCTTTTGTACAAAGGCTATTTACACAAAGAAATATTGGATCTATACAATATCCTAAAATCAAAGTGCTTCTGAGGCTTGTGGTGCTTAATGCTAAAACCAATGTATGCAAATTAAAATACTCCAGATGGAAAGTTTATAAATTACTGAATTCTCTAGCATATGGAATACATACAAAACAAGTCCAGAAAAACATGAATGTGATTGCAAATTGATAGCTAAATAATAGATAAACAGAGAATCtccataaaataataattacaagTTATTATAAATTATTGTCTCCACTTTGAACAATGGAGGCAAGCATTAAAGCCAGAACGAACTAGCTAGTTTCGAACATATTTTATTAATGTAAAATTTTAGATCTCTCCTGAGACCTGTTTGTGGACTAAAAGGCTTTAATTATTTAtcttgtggtgttttttttcccttcaacaTAGCTTAGCATCCTCCTGCTTCTGCAACAGTAAAATTAAAAGCCCTCCTCTGCTTTCAGCAATTCAGTGTTATTCTTTAGCCAGAGCCAACTTTAAATAGacatgaaaacacacaaaaaatttaGGACCTCACAAAATATGAGTCCAATCATGCCTTTGCTCCAGTCCTAAAAACTGCTTTAAACTAAGTACTGATTTTCATTCTTTGCGACTCCTTCCTCCACTGAGTGTGTCACCCACAGCTCGGatacaattttaaattttttcccaaatgttcTCCTGAGTGCCTTCATCTCTTCTACCCGTGAACAATCTTCTCCTACAACAACATGGGAGACACCCTCTTCAAGGTGAGAAACTACTTTTGCACCATAAAAACGGAGCTCCAAAGCTCTAATTGAAAGTGTAGTTCCAGGGATTTTGCTTTGGGGCTCATTAACAAGAGCATAACAGTCCACATAAATAGTGCTTCCTCTGAACATACCGAGCTGACAACTGTTCCACCAATAACGTTCTTCTAGCTCTGCAATCAAGTCCAGAGGCATTGCCTTGCTGTCTTTTATTCTTGAAAACACTTCCTTGAGCTGTGTAACATCTGTGTTTGCTGTGTAACTGTCTCCATAACAATCATACTCACGAGCAAAATGTTCTTTTGTGTCAGGACACATGTGAATCATAAAGGCTGGTTGCCAAGGCACCAGCATTTTGGTTTGAAAACACTGAAGGAGCCACTCTGCCCTCACCACATCATATTTGTTGGAAGCAATGATGTTTTTCACTCTGACATTCTCAACTCCTACAATGACACAGTAAGTCTCCGGCCCCGGGTTCTGTACCACACTGCCACCACATTGGGCTATTCTGCTTTCCAGCTCAGACTTTGAGTATTTTCCCATTCCTGTCATAACACAAAACTCCACATCTTCAAACACATTTGAAACCTTGCTTACACTTGAAAGATCAGGAGCTTTAAATTGCTCAGCTATTCCAATTATCTTCCTCACCTTTgaaacagttttcctttttttctcatgtggTTCATCATACTCATCTATATGAAGGTGCTTAGATGCCAGCTTTCCTTGTGCTTTGTTTCTGAGGTCTTCTAACATGTCTGAAGTCATGCACTCATACCATTCTTTGTCTTCCCTTATCTTCTCAATTCGGGGGAATCTCAAAGTACAGTCAGTTTTATACATATCACTGTCAACAATCTCAGCTGCCTTGATCTGAACTATGACAGAGTTGCAAGGTTCAATGTACATTTCAGGTTTTTCAGCTCCACACAAAATGTTACCAGGAGGGTCCTTCCTATGGTAGGGCTTCCAGTGTTTAGCCAGTTTCAAGCCTAGATCATACAACTCTTTCATAGTATAGCCAGAGCCAACACGACAAATGGAGTGGAAAATGGTCGGTTTTTCATTCGGAGGGGGCGTCTCTGCAACAGCGCATAGAAAATGAGACATCATTCCACCACGAGACCCCTTCCCCCAGTAACCACCAACAATTAAAAGGTCCAGTTCATCCATCAGTCCATTGACATATTCTGGCTTGATTTTTAACCAGCCTTCCCCACGTTTGTCAGGCTTGTAGGTGGACATGGGATTTTTCACCATAATTCCTTCCTCTCTGTTATCTATGGCTTCATTTAAAGCATCAATTACTTCTTTTCTTGTTCTGGCACTTCTCTTATGGACAACATGTATCCTGCCCTTTACAGGGGTGAATACACTACTTAAGATTTCATATCTTTTGCTTAGTACTTCATGCCCGAGCTTCTGATCATTAACCATCAATACATCAAATACACAGAAGCAGGTCTGCAGATCAGAGTCCTCCACCATTCTTTTTATGTcaaatttgtttcctttttgcatAAAACTTTGTGCCTCAGGATTGTAAGCCATCATTTCACCATCAAGAATGCAATTTTGTATATTGCTCTTAAATACATTGTGAATAAATGGTGTTAATGAACCTTCAAGGGGTGAAGCACCAAACTGCTGAGTATAGTCAAACCCATTTCGGGAAAAATACTTGTACACATCCCCATCTTTGTGCATCTGCATACGTTCACCATCCAGCTTGGTTTCTATGTAGAATGTCTGGTTACCCATTTGTTTCTCAATTTGCTGGACATCTGCAATAGCAGCAAGCATTGGTTTAAAGGCAGAAAACAACATGATAGAAACATCACTAAGTGAGACAGAGGGATCATGCAGTTGTCTGCAAACTTTTTCCAAATCAGTAGTAACATTGTGTAATTCAGCAGCATCAGgatgaaaaattgaaaatatagTTTGTTGACTAACACCAAGCTTTAGATCCTTTATAATCATTCGGATAAGCCATTTTTGTtccagtgctgtgctctgggtaATTAACTGAAGAAGACTTTTCTTTAGCTGCCCCTTGTTTTTAGCAGCATTATTATTAGCAATCGCATCTAAATGTTCATTGACTTGTTCTATTGTCAGTCTGCCTTGTTTTGGGCTCCTAGGTTTTAGCACAAAGTACGCAATCATTGCAAAATCTCCAGCATCTCCACGAGAGCCCGTAGGCGTTCTATAATTTAAAAGCTTTGCAGCATCTTTTCCATCTTTTGGTAAACTAAGCAGTTCAATATAGAGCTTTGCAAGCATAGTTTCTTTAATTCCATATGCCATCCTTTCTCTTTCCAACTGTGGGAGAATAAGCCGCATAGCTGGGTAAAAGGAATCTGTGACATCTTTCTCTTTCTGATGAAGTGCATCATGGAATTTCCTCCACGAATCCAGAAAATCCTTGAAATACTTGGTTTTCTCTGGACGAGATTTGGACTTCTGTATTCGCTCCAGAGTAGAACACAGATCTGCAAAAGGCACGTGAGAGGCCACTGTTTTTTTAGGAGGAGGCTGTGAAACAGGTGCAGAAGCCATCAGTGTGCTTTTCACtgggaacaaaacaaaattatatatttataacaAAACACCAGCATGTAACTCTGTCTAAAAAGAACACCCCATCTCTAATTAGGATTTAcgttttttcacatttttctacCTAAGATCTAACCACTATCTTAAAGGTCTCCAGCCGATTCCTCATTTAAGGGTCAAACTCAGCAGCGAGGCTGCGACACTGAAACAGTGGCATCACCTCGACAAAGGTCTACACGGCAGGAGAAGGCACCGCGCTCCCCTCCCGCTGCTGCCCAGGCGGGAGCTTTCCGTGCTCGGAGACCGATTTCCTCCTCCACCTGCGCCCAGAACGCAGCCTGCCCCCGCCACCCCCCTTGTCCCTTGTCCCTCGTCGCTCGGCCGCTCCGTGCCGGCGGAGGGAGCGGCGCCCGGCGGGCCGAGAGGGGCCGCACAGCCGCGCCCGCATGCCCAGCACGGCGGGGAGCGGGCACGGCCCGCGGGGCACCGCACGGCAGCACACAGCCCGGGGCATGCAGGAACGGGCACCCAGAGCACACTCACGGGAGCCGCGGCGGAGCCGGGCTGACAGCCGGCCTCCCACGGCCCCGGAAAAGGAGGGCCGGGCGCTGACGCCGCGCTCCTCCCCCGGCCGGGCGGGGAGCCCGGGGGGGGAAAAGGCggggagagcagggagagcGGCCGGGCTGTGCCCTGGAAGCGGAACCGTGGCTGCGGTGACTTCCTGCCTCGGGAGGAAGGAGCGGTGGTTGAAGTTGCGCCTCGGGGTGTGCGCTGGCCcgaggcagcggcggcggccgcccggGAGGATGCGGCGGGTGGGTCCGGCGGGCCTCGGCTCGGGAgcggggcggtgccggcgcctggggccgcgccgggccggggagCGGGGGCGGCCGGCGGGTGTGGGCTCCGGGGTGGGCTCCGGGTTGCGGTCTGGCTTGGGCTCCGGGTTGGGGTCTCGCCGGAGCTAACGCGGCTCTTCCTGGGGCGGAGGTAGCGGGACGTCGCCCCGGCGGTGTGCGGCTCCCGTGCCCGCACAGCGGGACGTGGCTGCCCGGGAGCTGCTGCCGTGACAGCGCCTGTAAAAGTTCCTGCAAGTGCCTTCCTGCGGAGCCCCGGAGACCTTACAGCTTCTTGGCAGCAAGGTCTCGCTCCAGTGTTTAGTTTGTCTCCACTGCCAGATGGAACAATTCCTGCAAATGGGTGCTTGTAGCAGGTGGGGCTGATGGTAACTGTAGAGTTCTAAATGGGCCAAGTGATCGTTTGGAAAAGACTGAGCTGGGCGTTTTTCTTCAGTCAAAAAGGAAGCAATTTAACAAGCTTCGAAATTATTGTGTTTTAGGAGCCTATGGTCCCTAGAAAGTGAAGGTTCCAAGTTAAGATATAGACaactttgttttgttgttgtttggggtttttttttgcacagtATCATCGTAATTCGAGACATTGAATCGCGATGATACTTTGTACCATTTGTCATCTGGGAGGAGAAATATCGCGGCGGTAAGGGGAAAACATTTTCAGTTATCAATATATACAACTGGATGCAGAGCTGAGGATGTTTGCTGCTTGGAATAAGCAGGACAAGTGACTCGATTTAAAAGCCAGAGCCATAAAATGTGTGACGCTTAATTTATTCTTACTGTactttttcctttgttaaaAGTTGCTATTTTGatgttattttttctcttttttcttttttttttattttttaatgggtGTTTCTGTAGGACTTTAGTACTAAGAAAGTGTATTTTTCTGGTCCTTACTAAGCTTGTAGGTTTTCTTCCAGATCAGTTCCCCCCTCTGAAACTAACTTCTTATAGTTGAGGACCTAATATTTATACTTACAGATGTCTTCTGAATAAATATGAGTAAATGTAACACTTGTGCAAATCCCGTCTGTGTCTGGAGGAGGTAGAATCTAGGAAAATGAAGTGGAGACATACAGATGTTGTTGGCTATTTCTTAAGaacacagagaaaatttttttgtttgctttgaaatCCAAAGTGTCAAGTGAGTGTCAAGATTTAAGGTTATACTCAAGGCTTTTCTTCAGGAAGCAGACATCAAAAACTTGATGGTGCTTCTTAGCACTAGGTTTAAAGCTACTTATGTACTAAAAGTTAGTTTTAAGGTGAGAATGTAATACTTGTTTTTAAGCGCTATATATACACTATGTTagtaaaattattataattatatatgtatattattATCATATTACAGAATTATCCTACACTGTGTGTTGTATATATGATCCAGGACATTTCATTGTGATTGTTGAACTTCATAATAAGATGTTTTCAAGTTCATCAAATGTCTCTAACAAGGTTAATAGGAAGAGCATGAGTTTCATTAGTGAAGTGGTTGTaacttttaaggggtttggctCTTATCACTTCTTCTTTCAAGTAACAAGATAAACAGTAAATTACATGTGTAATTCAAAACTATTTTACTCAAAATTCATAAATGGAATTGTCTTTCAGGCAGAGATGAAGCCTGGGAAATCATCACATCTAAAGGTAAATGTTTTATGATATGATTAGTCTATGAAAATAATGCTGTTCAATTTTACAAATATAGACAAAGGCAAAACAACAGAACCTGTGGCGGATACAAGAGTAATTTTAGCTGCCAttcaaaatgaatgaaaaattgTTCCCTGGTACTTTAAATATATACTTGAAtttttgtgatttctttttcagttgATAATGGTGTtaaccatttaaaaataacattaggGCAAAATAGAATATTGTTAAAATGTCTTGATCAtaaagaggggtttttttttctcaaattttttATTGTGAGTGATTTGTATTTCAGTAGCTACCTTATTTTGGGACTTGTAACTCATCTGATAGAGGTCTGCTATAGTTCCTAGGCTGTGGATTCAACAGTGGAGATGTACAGATATGGGAGCAggggtgtgtgtgtatatatcaACATGTGTGTATATCCCAACACAAAACTGAAACTCGCTGCTTCcaaatttcctttctgttttgagaGACAATACATTTCCATGGCAGTTTAAGCCAAAGGTACAGCAGCAGTCTGGCCAAGTCTTACTTGCATTAGGTCTTAACCTTGATTTGGGCTGCACTGCTGTTCCTATATAGCCATAATTCCCCCCGTAATGCTTTGTATTTCAGTACTGTCTTCTGTTTGTCTTTTAAGCTTACAAGCATCACCAGATAAATAGTTGTAGGAAGTATCAGGATTTCTGAAAGTGAGCCTTTCAAATGCATGTTATCAGAGTGACAAGATGAAAAATGTATCTTAAATGACCTTATGTTTATTTACTTAGCCTTCTACTTAGTTTAAATAATCGGTGATTATGAAATATTGTGAATGCTGTAAAACAGGATTTGACTTCTTGTTACAGGAGAATCTTGTTTTCAAAGTTACAACAATTACATGAAATACAATGCTGTAATACaatatttcataaaaaaatattttttttagtgacGCAAGCATGACCTCCAAGAACTTAAAGGGGCGAATGCTTCTTGATATGACTGGGACATCACACAGTTACGGGAAGTCTAGGAACAGAAGCAGTCTTGGCTAGAGAGAGGATCAGGTTTGCCCAGGTTGGGTTGGTTGGTGGGTCTGCTCTTCTTCTCAAGTTGACCACATCAGACATCAAAGTCTAAATATGCTGTTCTCCCACTCTCATGCCTTTTCCAGATTATTCTGGCCTCCTATTAGTCATAAAATTGCAAGAGAAATTCAACACATGCTCTTCATAATTCATGGCAGAGTATTTTCATCATAAGGTATTACATTGTAAACTGCTTGAAAGGTTAGTAACTTCCCATCCAGCATATCAGGAGTGGGAAATAAAGAccaaaaagagaattttgtgtgtgttgtcTTGCAGTATGTTGAACAGTCTCAAATCTCATACACTTCAAAAAGTGCTGACCTTACTGCTCACTGAATATTACTATATTTGCTTATCCTTTCTATTTTTGTCCTTCAAGTGGAATTTTTGTTCTATTTGTTTCACCTTCTGCTCTCTAAGATGGTGTTTGGAAGGTGTGTTATTT
This region includes:
- the LIG4 gene encoding DNA ligase 4, with the protein product MASAPVSQPPPKKTVASHVPFADLCSTLERIQKSKSRPEKTKYFKDFLDSWRKFHDALHQKEKDVTDSFYPAMRLILPQLERERMAYGIKETMLAKLYIELLSLPKDGKDAAKLLNYRTPTGSRGDAGDFAMIAYFVLKPRSPKQGRLTIEQVNEHLDAIANNNAAKNKGQLKKSLLQLITQSTALEQKWLIRMIIKDLKLGVSQQTIFSIFHPDAAELHNVTTDLEKVCRQLHDPSVSLSDVSIMLFSAFKPMLAAIADVQQIEKQMGNQTFYIETKLDGERMQMHKDGDVYKYFSRNGFDYTQQFGASPLEGSLTPFIHNVFKSNIQNCILDGEMMAYNPEAQSFMQKGNKFDIKRMVEDSDLQTCFCVFDVLMVNDQKLGHEVLSKRYEILSSVFTPVKGRIHVVHKRSARTRKEVIDALNEAIDNREEGIMVKNPMSTYKPDKRGEGWLKIKPEYVNGLMDELDLLIVGGYWGKGSRGGMMSHFLCAVAETPPPNEKPTIFHSICRVGSGYTMKELYDLGLKLAKHWKPYHRKDPPGNILCGAEKPEMYIEPCNSVIVQIKAAEIVDSDMYKTDCTLRFPRIEKIREDKEWYECMTSDMLEDLRNKAQGKLASKHLHIDEYDEPHEKKRKTVSKVRKIIGIAEQFKAPDLSSVSKVSNVFEDVEFCVMTGMGKYSKSELESRIAQCGGSVVQNPGPETYCVIVGVENVRVKNIIASNKYDVVRAEWLLQCFQTKMLVPWQPAFMIHMCPDTKEHFAREYDCYGDSYTANTDVTQLKEVFSRIKDSKAMPLDLIAELEERYWWNSCQLGMFRGSTIYVDCYALVNEPQSKIPGTTLSIRALELRFYGAKVVSHLEEGVSHVVVGEDCSRVEEMKALRRTFGKKFKIVSELWVTHSVEEGVAKNENQYLV